The Alnus glutinosa chromosome 3, dhAlnGlut1.1, whole genome shotgun sequence nucleotide sequence GAGAGTTTCACCGAAAGGATGGGCTTAGACGCTTAGTGTTAGTGGAGGGTGATGTTGTCAACACGCATGCTTGCTAGCTTCATCTAACAAACTCGATCTCGATCTTAATTGGGTATTTCTTTTAACTAGTGGGGTGGCAGGAAATGGGTGCCCCTCCACTACAATATATTCCCatggaaaatataattttctttcacCTACGGGCACCTATGCTAAATGCCTCATTATCATGATACACATATAAAATTAAAGCTAACTTTCACAGAatattacttcaaaaaaaaaaaagaaaaaaaaactttttaaccttttttctttccataacaaTAATTTTGATGTTGTTACAATAATTTCCATGTTAAgccttgatttatttttcttgtaggGCCGGTCATCATCCGCGTACCTCGTATATCTCTCTctcgagattttttttttttttttttttttttttttttttttaaatttaattaaatagatcgagGATGTTAACCGAATTGTATTATACAATTCAATACGGTAAAGATTAGTAGTGGACGAAAATCTCTAAGATTAATTGTCTGCTTCTGCTTTTCTTTTTCGATTTCATATTTTACATAAATTTCTACAAATATCTTGAAATATGAAtgtgcgtgtatatatatatatattgaagccCAGAGGCCAATCGATAGTGCGCAGTGGTCAACCACCAAAGTTTGGTTTTAGCAGCCCTGCTGGAGCTTATAAACTGATCTTTCgctgtaaaaaagaaaagggttctGGTGGGAATCCACTTGGTGGTCACACATTCTTGACTTGACTCATTGCCTCAACACTTAACAGCACTCAATGAGTCCACTTAGCTAGGTAACGAGTTTGTGTTTGGTAAATGTTATTGTCGAGATCGATCTTAAAGTAACCACAGTTATATTGCTCGATCTTCTTGATTAGATCCTCTTACACGGAAACTTCACTTATGCTTcttttgtttcgatgtaaaatggtttccgtcgtaaaatatttttgacgaaattattttctgaaaaaataattttctcaaaaatattttctagcgTTTGGCTCGctcgaaaaaattacgaaaggcgAAAATGCAACTGTCATCGAAATCTGGCAAGTTCGGTCGTCGTTGCCTGATTCTAACGAGCAAGTttagccagattccggccggaCTCCTCCGAATCTGGTCAGATCCGaaccattttggccagatttgGACTGATTAGTGGCCGGATCCATCCAGATTTGGTCGGATCTGTCCAGATCCGGctattttggccagatccggtcggCTTTTGACCATGGCCGGATTCTGGTTAGTTTCGGTCGGAATCTGGTCCGCCGACATCTGTGACGGTGGCCGGATGTCCCTAGATTCTAGCGTTGGCAGTATTCCGGTGGCCGgatgttgccagattccggcgccACCTAGATTCCGACGACTGACCATTACTGGATTCCGACAATcaaatatcaaacgtgcgtgtaaacTAGGacaaagagtttaatttcggaaaacaatttacgatgtttaaaactgtaaatcgttttccaaaaattaaagaaacttttacagtcaaaccgaaaatgattttcgttgaccattattttcgcttcTACCAAACATCGTAAAAtgttgaaatcattttacaccgaaacaaacggagcattaattacTCTCATAAGTGTTATGAATTTTGTAATCGTTATaactttgaatttttaaaatttataatattgatATATATCCTATATTTTAAcagcttttaatttaattaatttcactGGTATtattagggtttaaggttaaaTCAAATTAACGCCAAACATGTGAAGTATCCCTgtaaaattttataaacttaCAAATTTATCctccattaaaaatttaaaataaaaaaccaaaagagtACTCAAACATAAATAAAAGACCTAAATGAGGCATGGCCGTAGGTCAAcaaatgttttattattattatttttaaatttaagatcagggttattttagtcattttggcattttccattaggatttgacaaaaaaatcctaacaaacATGTGAAATTAAAAAGGATTGAAACATAAAATATCGACAgtataaattttgataattcaaaatatattatGATTACAAACCCTTAATTAACACTTTGGAGAAAGCCAACTTTATTTCCCCCACTCTTAGATaagtatatattttcataatttttttttttttgttttcacccTTTCTGTCATATTCTAGTtgtcaaattttcaaaatcatttgtGATCGAATATTAACAATAAAGTCAGTCAAAGATATGCGAATATACAAGAGTCTGTGAGCTAGGTACCGTTAACTGAAGATAACATATATTTACCTCCACACATTAACTGTTTAACGGAAGCAACCTGGCctaatcatgtatatatatgtatatgttcaTGTATTGGCGCAGCCGTGCAGGTTTCTCATCTTACTTTACGAGTCGTCCAACTATGAACAAGTCAACATCAAGTTTCAGAAATTAGATGATTACTTCAATGAGGAGAGCGTGAGCTGAGCCTACAAAAATCAACAGAATGGGGTCCAGGAGAGATAAGGCCATCTTCTGTAATATCTGAGATATGCTGAGGGTATTTTCTCCAACCATTTCCTTTAAATATAACACAACTTTCCTCCTAAATCTCATAGGCCACTTGGAAAACCCACTATCAGATTTTGTTCCGTATACAAAGCCATGGGGAATACCTTATGTCTGCAACAAAAAATGGTCAAGATCGTGAGAACAGATGATGGGGGAGTGCTTGCATACAAAGCACCCATCAAAGTCCACCAAGTCTTGTCGGAGTTTCCCGGCCATGCAGTCTCCGACAACCTTCCTGTCCTCCGGCATCTCAAACCGGAAACCAAGCTGGTCAGTAATCAGGTGTACCATCTAGTGCCTCTTCCGCTGCCATCGCCAAAAgttggcaaaaagaaaaaggttcggTTTGCGAGTCCAGAGGGGGAAGCTGTGGAAGAAAGTGGGGTGATGAGGATTAAACTTGTCATTACCAAGAAAGATCTTCAGGAGATGCTAGCCAAGGGAGTGGTTTCCATTGATGACATGGTTGCTGATCAGCTTCAGAGATATCACGGGGCGGATGATAGCTGCAAACAGTACTGGAAGCCTGGTTTAGAAAGCATAGCTGAAGtaaactaggaaaaaaaaaaaattacatgtatatatatagtatctcCCCCTGATGAGCAACTCGatctttttgtcctttttcttttcttttctttttttttttttttttttttttttcagtttagCATACGAATTAAACATGTAGCATGAAAGAGATTGAAAAAGAAGTGCAGCTGTTCTTCTAATCGCCATCGCCAGTGcttggattatatatatatgcttgttttatatatatattgctacaTGAACCAGCAAGCTGATCTGTTGGAGGTGGAAGGCTGACAAGGATAGAAATTGCATAGCAATTAGTAAATTAAAGAATTTATGATTAGCATAATGATATGGATCGGGATTGGGATCGGGATCGCCAAGTAAGCTCAAAGAAATATCACAATAATATGAATGTTAATTATTACGCAGTATCAAGCGTAATAAGTGTCAAAATAAGAcacaaatttcttataaactagATCGTAAGAAATTCATATAAAATTAACTTCTAAAAATGACATATGCcctttaagttattaaaaagGCACGTGAAAAgtacatcaaattaaaaaaaacttgtatttctcacatgtaAGGAACATGtgagaaatttatgtccatacTTTTTGAAAGCCCCTTAAGCCCACAACCTAATGACTCGCCACTAATCACTCAAAAAGGTAACAGGAAAACATTGTcaagatttttcaattttaacctcAAATCATCAAGACTCTCCATGTTTGATTCTCAATTTTTATCAGCCATTTTTAACGGGGCCAACTTAATATATTGTGAGACTTAAGGCGAAAATTTTGGATgatgcctttttttttatattaaaatattaaaatattaaatgatttatttattatttttatttttagaatttagaaaattattattattattattattttttattttcttattttttttatttttttattttcttatttttttttatttttttatttttttatttttttattttttatcttttgagattcaactttattttattgCTAGTAGtaaattcttctatttttatagtttttcatATTCAATGCATAATTCTAGcaaacatttatatataaaaaatttacataaaagaaTTATTAAACCTGATTTATTAAAAGATGTTCACTTTATAAATAGATAAATGCTAGATAAGATCATCTAACACTTTTAACTTGCAGAAGTacgtgttaaaaaaaaaaaaaaaaaactattttatcaGAAAAAATGAAGTGTGATTCTAGAAGACACATTGCAATGACAAAAAGCAAAATACCTTTTATGTCCTTAATATTAatctattaatttaattttttgttgataaaaaaaaaaaaaaaaaaaagaaggtaaactGTGGCTGTAGTACTGAAAAGCAACGaccacttacccaaaaaaaaaaaaaaaaaaaaggaaaaaaaaagcaatGACCAAAAAAACATAATATCATCTTATAGATATAATACTATTTTGAAAGAGATAACTTttacacaacaattgcacaacaatatTTACGTGTAAGTGAGTTTTTCCCTTCCCTAATGTTAttcagcatttttctttttctttttatttttattttttaaaaaaattaaaactcactTACACCTAAGCATTTTAAAGCAAAACCTCAACCACCAATTTTatcttttgagaaatgatacatATGCATTTCATACacatctctatatatacaacaaagttttaaattcatcattgaatttgttcTACTCAATATACGTAGGtcccataaatttaatgataaatttaaaaatgagatgcgTAAGAGatgtataaaaaatgtatttatataatttatctttatctttatctgTGATAGCACAAAACCTGATTCTCTCAAATCAGAGATAAtgcactttttttatttttatttttttaattttgcaaaATGGTTTGGGTATTGTAATTGGggccttttatttttctacaaagcggtgctttttaatttttaattttctttacttttacaAATATTACTATTGGGGCCTTATAGGTGACCGCTAAATCGCTTAATGAAAGAGTTCGCCCTGCCTTTTAGTGTCACTCATACCGTTAGGGTTTCGCGTTAAATCAAACGAGGTGATCTTGTTTCTTATACCCttacataatttataaaaatacaaaattacccttaagaaataataataaaaaaaatggatggtGATCGAGTTTCGTGAGTCGTGACCCATGGGTCATccatattttagtttaattttttatttttaaaataaaataaaaatagagataTTTTCAGAATTTTGGCACATTTCGtgaagatttaacaaaaaattctaaccgACAGATGACATTAAAATGGGCTAATAATTGAGAACCCTACTTAATTAAGAGTTTTGACAATTCAAGATTAGGATTGAAAAATCATTTACAGTTTGGAAGAGTAAATCGTAAATAAAGGATAAAGGATTTTTCAATAGGGAGAATGATAGGAGTTGTACTACTTTTGGAGTGATCGATCGATCTGTGTTTCCAAGCTTTCATTTTCTCTAATCTCTTTTATCTTTCaccatatatatgtgtgtgtgtgtcttatTATCGGGAAAGCACCTTTAGAGCAAAAGTAATGAATATTTCTGTTATTAGTTTCTCATCCATAATTATTACAGAGCTATGGTGGTCCTGATACTGCTTGCACAATGGTGGCAATCGTGCTATTACTCATAATTACTATAGGCACTTGgtgtatataaataaataaataaatgataccAGTCAATTTATCTAGTAAATCTGCATATTTGATGGTCGGAAACATTAGGCCACTCTAGCCTTTTGCATGTTTTTCGCATGGCTTCATCAACAATGTTGGAAAGGTAGGCACATGTTGCTCCtcctgtttttctttcttttggtgtGAATGTTTGTTCTTCGGAGAGAAAAATATGTTTAATGTATAAAATAATCATTCTGTCAATTTATAGGCAAATAGGTAGAGTTGAACTTGAATTGAGTTTACTATTGCCACTTAAATTATGAGTGcttgatgtttgatttggtttgggagtccTATCCCTATTCAACTGGAAGTTGAACTCTTGACCAGATTCTTCAATGAGTTCTTATTGGAACCAGATTGGGACTGTTACCCCAATTCGACTTGGAGTATGATTATTCTCAACAAGGACCAAACAAAATTGAATTCTAGTTCGAGATAATCTATAACTTTGCTGGAAAAAGCTTACATATATATGATCCACCTTCCTTCAGGAATCAGGCACCAAAAACAAAacgaagaaacaaaagaaatgtAAAGGATTATAAGTGGaaggaagaaaaatgaaaatcatggTAAAATAGAGTTATATAGTTGTCACATCATTAAAGagactaaaaattaaaatgctttaaacccttttttatttctcaataAAGAAATTTGTCTATGAATTTCAGCTGACATGGACTGCATTCAATAACTCTTTCAATCAAGTTTATCTATTTTGCCTTCATTCAAGCAAAGGTGCTTCTCAGCAAGTAAAGTGGGTCCTTAACCTTCTTCCATAAAGTTAATCTTTACTGGTTTCAAACTAGTTCACTAGAGCCTGCCTTTCTGAATAGACTCTATAAATTGACAGACAACATCATACTCCATAGAAGGAATTAAATAGAGAACTCATTGATGCAGGACATCGTAGAGAGACACTCGATCGAGCGAGTACCCCCCCAGGGACTCCGCTCGATCAAGCGCTTCATACGTGCTTGAGCAGTGGCCTACCGGGAAAGAGCGGTCGATACGCGCTCGATGGTGGCTCGAGCGGGTCTCTTACAATCAGACGATTTTCTGCATTTGGCAacaattcaattcaattttctCACCGATTTTCGACTTATTTCTAGAATTAGAACTTTCTATATTTTCTCTAGTTTTCCATCTTTTAGTGATTTTTCGATCTTTAGGAAGTTTTCTTGCCTCTCCAAAAGCTTGTCTATTGTtataagaacaaaattattGTACTGAAGAACACAATTTTTGGCATATTACAACTTGAAACTTTTCACCCCTACCCCATCTCATCCTACCAGCCATGCACTAACAACAGGGAGCATTGCTGTTTCTGAGACAGGACAAAATATGGAGAGAACACAGAAAAGGGCACAAAAATATGTCCACATCAGAGGTAGGAGGGAACAGCAGAACTGCATTGGATCTAAGTGGGTGATCATGTATTCAGACTCCACTATGTTTAACATGCCCACCATCAATTTAGTGGTTGACTGGAGGTGCCATTTCAGGCCTTTCTCCGAATCCTTTACCCTTCTTGCTTTCATACTTCAATCACATATAACAATATAGGAAATTGCTAATCTCAGAAGCTGTTAAAATACCGAATCCGTCTTGATGCATAGCTAGAAAGTTATATGGACATTTTTATAGATAACACATATATAATCGTTAGCATCAAATCAATTATGGAAGATATCACATCATGGTACCAGATTGGCTGATTGGGCTATATCCAAAAAGTTGATGTTTTTATTTGCATTTTTCGAAAGTAGTGGGGTAGGTAGCTAGAAGTTTGATTCGCAGGGGCAAAATTATATGTGGGGTTTAATCTGGCCTTGGCAAGTTTTAATAGTGTTAGAAATGTTTGATTGTTTCCTGTGACAAAAACATATTATAATCTGGCCTTGGCATGTTCTTCTGCACATTTCACACCTAATAGAAACTCCATGAACTTCAAATGTTGAACAAATCCTAGCCGTCCGAACAACCCATTCACAAGCTAGAAACAAATCAAACCAGCAAATAACTAACAACAGGGGCCATTATACTTAAtcgtgttaaagtattgattaaatggttagatttatctcttcctatcagcttaagcttttgggataagggGTGTGAAGACAGGGTTCGAACTCAGGATCTCTattctgatactatgttaaatcaccacttatcctaaaagattaagctaatagaaagaggtaaatttgattattttatcaatactttaacacttcacctcacgtgtgggctcaaacttcattttaataagtgaggctCAACAAGTGAAATGTTTAACCGAAATATGGGGTCAATTGTAGAGTCAGGGTTCAAACTCATAATATCATGCTctaatactatattaaaccaCCACTAATCCAACaagtttaaactgatagaaagagataaatttaattatttaattaataatttaacaaatcCAACATCACAATGTATATTTTAACTTGGCTGGCCAGGGGTCGTATGCCCCCTCGGATCCCCTGGCTCCGCCATTGCTTGAAAGAGTGTAATCTGGTGCTATCTTTCCTTTCTACTTCCAGTATATGGAAGCCTAAATGGTGGATTATATATTCTGCAACCATGCATGTAGAAAGTCACTCAGATGTCCAAAGGCATTATGCACAATGAAGTACCTAGAAATCAATTTTCACAGAGACCTTTCGATCAACTTAAGTGATTCAGTGAAGCACCCTCTTTAACTTGAAACCTTCTGCGATTCTAGAGCATCTCGTAACTTTAATTCCCGTTGTTTGATTCTTTTTCGACGGTCACAAAAATGGACAGAAGATAAAGAAGTAAAGAACATTCCAGATCATATGATATCCATGCAGGATAAGGACTGAAgagattttaattaatgaaacgTGAGCTACTTTCTCTGTTCCTCAAACAGCAATGATTactgtatatatatttgttgcaaGAGATGTCTGATTCTTTTTTAACACCAACCCACTACACAAACGAAATAAAAACTATACATAAAGTTTGGTGCGAATGATTAATTAAAGAGCAATTCAATGAGCATTTATCCAAGACGTCTACCTCCACACGCATTAAGCCATTAAGGGAAAGAGAAGATAATGCAATGGATATGaacaagtaaatttaatc carries:
- the LOC133863309 gene encoding uncharacterized protein LOC133863309, which encodes MVKIVRTDDGGVLAYKAPIKVHQVLSEFPGHAVSDNLPVLRHLKPETKLVSNQVYHLVPLPLPSPKVGKKKKVRFASPEGEAVEESGVMRIKLVITKKDLQEMLAKGVVSIDDMVADQLQRYHGADDSCKQYWKPGLESIAEVN